One genomic window of Corynebacterium diphtheriae includes the following:
- a CDS encoding septum formation family protein, whose protein sequence is MGEMSSKKVAGFAGVAALVVASGVGAYTYTASQHANAPHPQTSTSSAPAASVGSFTSADAGACLTWADNGGKVSKFEQTDCASEHRFEVSSREDLNAYPSKEFSNNAAKPDLTRQAQLREELCLSPTLQYLGGTYDPLGRYSIASILPPQDAWEKGDRTLLCGVQATDDSGKVIITSGKAAEQDQSRIFGAGQCLLIDAAKATRVVDCQQDHQLEITSVVDLQPVFPQVIPSIEDQDNHLQQVCTQAARDYLGGDDPLYYSTLQPFWTTLPDNSWSGGSHSVNCALVFGQEDGNFGVLHGTAKHGFTINGQPPAPRPERAPIVNPEVLEGTAP, encoded by the coding sequence ATGGGCGAAATGAGTTCGAAAAAGGTTGCAGGTTTTGCAGGTGTGGCTGCTCTCGTAGTGGCTAGCGGCGTAGGCGCGTACACGTACACGGCCTCGCAACACGCCAACGCGCCCCACCCGCAGACCTCAACGTCTAGCGCACCAGCCGCCTCCGTCGGGTCGTTTACCAGCGCTGACGCTGGCGCATGCCTGACATGGGCAGATAACGGCGGCAAAGTATCCAAGTTCGAACAAACCGATTGCGCAAGCGAGCACCGCTTCGAGGTGTCCTCCCGCGAGGACCTCAACGCCTACCCATCCAAGGAGTTTTCCAACAACGCCGCCAAACCAGACCTGACCCGCCAAGCGCAGCTGCGTGAAGAGCTTTGCCTCAGCCCCACCTTGCAGTACTTGGGTGGCACCTATGATCCGCTGGGACGTTACTCAATTGCGTCGATTCTGCCGCCGCAGGATGCGTGGGAAAAAGGTGACCGCACGTTGCTATGTGGTGTGCAGGCCACGGATGATTCCGGCAAGGTGATCATCACCTCTGGTAAGGCCGCTGAGCAGGATCAGTCCCGCATTTTTGGTGCTGGGCAATGCCTGCTGATCGACGCCGCCAAGGCCACCCGCGTGGTCGATTGCCAGCAGGATCACCAGCTAGAGATCACCTCAGTAGTAGACCTCCAACCGGTATTCCCACAGGTCATTCCGTCAATTGAGGATCAAGACAACCACCTACAACAGGTGTGCACTCAGGCAGCCCGCGACTACCTTGGTGGCGACGACCCCCTCTACTACTCAACCTTGCAGCCCTTCTGGACTACCCTGCCCGATAATTCTTGGTCAGGTGGTTCCCACAGCGTGAACTGTGCACTCGTGTTCGGCCAAGAGGACGGCAACTTCGGGGTGCTGCACGGCACCGCCAAGCACGGTTTTACTATCAACGGCCAGCCCCCTGCGCCTCGCCCCGAACGTGCTCCGATTGTCAACCCCGAGGTGCTCGAAGGCACGGCTCCTTAA
- the glpK gene encoding glycerol kinase GlpK, whose translation MNQPQYVAAIDQGTTSTRCIIFDHNGQQVGVGQYEHEQIFPQKGWVEHNPMEIWANTRQAVGTALAESDVSREDIVAVGITNQRETTVVWNKTTGEPIYNAIVWQDTRTNSICSELAQGDPARWQKRTGLLINSYPAGPRLKWILDNVEGARELAENGDLLFGTIDTWLLWNLTGGAEGDNGQPAVHATDVTNASRTLLMDLESLQWDEELCAALDIPMQVLPEIRPSVGNFGQVRARGSLAGVPIRAILGDQQAAMFGQACFRPGDAKCTYGTGLFLLENTGKTPKHSENGLLTTVCFQLEGEKPVYALEGSVAMGGSLVQWLRDNLQIIPNSPAIENLAREVPDNGGVYIVPAFSGLFAPRWRPDARGVIVGLTRFANRKHLARAVLEATAYQVREVIDAMVADSGVELTEMRVDGGMVMNELLMQFQADVLRSDVTRPKNIETTATGVAYAAGLGVGYWDSLDVLRNMNEVDKTWHAKMDADKIDELLAEWNKAVERTYNWEN comes from the coding sequence ATGAATCAACCACAGTATGTTGCTGCGATTGACCAAGGAACGACGTCGACACGCTGCATCATTTTCGACCACAACGGCCAACAAGTAGGCGTTGGCCAGTACGAACACGAACAAATCTTCCCCCAAAAAGGCTGGGTAGAGCACAACCCAATGGAAATCTGGGCCAACACGCGCCAAGCCGTTGGGACAGCACTCGCCGAAAGCGACGTCTCCCGTGAAGACATCGTGGCCGTAGGCATAACCAACCAGCGTGAAACCACGGTGGTCTGGAACAAAACTACTGGTGAGCCCATATATAACGCCATTGTGTGGCAGGACACCCGCACTAACTCCATCTGCTCGGAGTTAGCCCAAGGCGACCCTGCCCGATGGCAGAAACGTACCGGTTTGCTCATCAACTCATACCCCGCGGGTCCCCGACTCAAGTGGATATTGGACAACGTCGAGGGTGCTCGCGAACTAGCAGAAAACGGCGATTTGCTCTTCGGAACCATTGACACGTGGTTGCTGTGGAACCTGACCGGCGGTGCCGAGGGCGACAACGGCCAGCCCGCCGTTCACGCCACCGACGTAACCAACGCCTCCCGCACCCTGCTCATGGACCTCGAATCCCTGCAATGGGATGAGGAACTATGTGCCGCGTTGGATATCCCAATGCAAGTGTTGCCAGAGATTCGTCCTTCAGTTGGTAACTTCGGCCAAGTACGTGCTCGTGGATCACTAGCTGGTGTTCCGATCCGCGCGATCCTCGGTGACCAGCAAGCCGCAATGTTCGGGCAGGCATGCTTCCGGCCAGGTGATGCCAAATGTACATACGGCACGGGGTTGTTCCTTCTGGAGAACACAGGCAAAACCCCGAAGCATTCCGAAAACGGTTTGCTCACCACCGTGTGTTTCCAGCTCGAAGGCGAAAAACCGGTCTATGCCCTCGAAGGATCCGTTGCCATGGGGGGCTCGCTCGTCCAATGGCTACGCGACAACCTTCAAATCATCCCGAACTCGCCCGCCATCGAAAACCTCGCACGCGAAGTACCCGACAACGGTGGCGTGTACATCGTCCCCGCATTCTCCGGACTATTCGCACCACGCTGGCGCCCCGACGCCCGCGGGGTCATCGTGGGCCTGACCCGCTTTGCCAACCGCAAGCACCTCGCCCGCGCAGTACTCGAGGCCACCGCCTACCAAGTGCGCGAAGTGATCGATGCCATGGTCGCGGATTCCGGAGTAGAACTCACCGAAATGCGTGTCGACGGCGGCATGGTCATGAACGAACTGCTCATGCAATTCCAAGCCGACGTCCTACGATCCGACGTCACGCGCCCCAAGAACATCGAAACCACAGCTACCGGCGTAGCCTACGCAGCCGGGCTCGGCGTGGGCTACTGGGACAGTCTCGACGTACTCCGCAACATGAACGAAGTGGACAAAACCTGGCACGCCAAGATGGACGCCGACAAGATCGACGAGCTCCTTGCCGAATGGAACAAAGCAGTCGAACGCACCTATAACTGGGAAAACTAA
- a CDS encoding Cof-type HAD-IIB family hydrolase, which yields MSALIVSDIDGTLIDSRERIPSAVKESLAAAQRAGVSFVVATGRPARWIHPIIDQLYIPPTLCVCANGAVIYDPARDRITYRRELASDTMRTVVRVAREALSDLGGCGVGVERAGVSAHDMPSELFMVTPDFVHSWESIEHSTVELDRVLARSAVKLLLRNDALTSEQMHRLVAPVVPADVAHVTYSMPDGLLEVMQPGVNKSSALDVVAQDLGVDPADAIAFGDMLNDLEMIRWAGTGVAMGNACDQLQRAADVVAPTNDEAGIAVVLREWLQG from the coding sequence ATGAGCGCACTTATTGTCAGTGATATCGACGGAACGCTCATCGACTCTCGGGAACGAATCCCCAGTGCGGTGAAAGAGTCGCTTGCGGCTGCCCAGCGTGCTGGGGTGTCGTTCGTTGTGGCCACGGGGCGGCCCGCACGCTGGATCCACCCGATCATCGATCAGCTTTATATTCCGCCTACGCTGTGTGTTTGTGCTAATGGTGCGGTGATTTATGATCCCGCCCGCGATCGCATTACGTATCGTCGTGAGCTTGCCTCCGACACCATGCGCACGGTGGTGCGCGTTGCCCGTGAGGCGCTGAGCGATCTCGGCGGTTGCGGTGTGGGAGTAGAACGCGCAGGGGTTTCTGCGCATGACATGCCCAGTGAACTTTTTATGGTGACCCCAGATTTTGTGCATTCGTGGGAGTCTATTGAGCACTCCACGGTGGAACTCGATCGGGTGTTAGCGCGTTCTGCGGTGAAGCTGTTGCTGCGCAATGATGCGCTGACATCGGAGCAGATGCATCGCTTGGTTGCCCCCGTAGTACCCGCAGATGTGGCCCATGTGACCTATTCCATGCCGGACGGTTTGTTGGAGGTTATGCAGCCTGGGGTGAATAAGTCTTCGGCGTTGGACGTGGTGGCGCAAGACCTTGGTGTGGATCCTGCGGATGCGATTGCGTTTGGTGATATGCTCAATGACCTTGAGATGATTCGTTGGGCGGGCACTGGCGTTGCGATGGGTAATGCGTGCGATCAGTTGCAGCGTGCCGCTGATGTGGTGGCTCCGACGAACGATGAGGCAGGCATTGCGGTGGTATTGCGGGAGTGGCTGCAGGGGTAG
- a CDS encoding glycerol-3-phosphate dehydrogenase/oxidase, with amino-acid sequence MTTKSHCTFNPDYYQDVWQRFGEEEYDVVVIGGGSVGAGAGLDAAIRGLKVAVVESRDFAAGTSSRSSKMFHGGLRYLAMLDFKLVAESLHERELNMSTLAPHLVKPLKFLFPLTHHVWERVMMFGGFTLYDLMGGAKSVPMQKHYSRKGTLAMAPGLKDDAVVGSVRYFDTLVDDARHTMTVLRTAGELGADVRPSTQVVGFEKDGQRVVGAILQDTDTGEQTTIRGKVFINATGVWNDHIEKLAGGNGPFSVHASKGVHIVVPKNVFDADAAMCFVTEKSVLFVIPWGEYWIIGTTDTDWDLNRADPAPTAADINYILDEVNQRVRRPIQHSDIVGVYSGLRPLLSGKSDTTTKLSRNHAVAKVMPGLVSVAGGKYTTYRVIGKDAVDLAAEDLDFRVPASESERTPILGADGYHALQNQAPRIARTFGTTEDVVEHLLGRYGSLVHEVLEPSVDKPELLEPIPGAPGYIKAEAVYAVTHEGALHVEDIVERRLRAGIEYADRGVAAAPAIAELVADYLGWDAERTAAEVTAFTDRVSAEIAAEKELTDKAANEHIVAGSAVRSYVDVSGDN; translated from the coding sequence ATGACCACGAAATCCCATTGCACATTCAACCCCGACTACTACCAGGACGTCTGGCAGCGCTTCGGTGAAGAAGAATACGACGTTGTCGTCATCGGTGGCGGCTCCGTCGGCGCAGGCGCAGGCCTCGACGCAGCAATCCGCGGCCTCAAAGTGGCCGTCGTAGAGTCCCGAGACTTCGCAGCCGGCACCTCCTCACGATCATCAAAAATGTTCCACGGTGGCCTGCGATATCTCGCCATGCTGGACTTCAAGCTGGTGGCCGAATCCCTCCACGAACGCGAACTCAACATGTCGACGCTCGCACCGCACCTGGTCAAGCCGCTGAAATTCCTCTTCCCCCTCACACACCACGTGTGGGAACGGGTGATGATGTTCGGCGGCTTTACTCTTTACGACCTCATGGGCGGCGCAAAATCAGTCCCCATGCAAAAGCACTACTCCCGCAAGGGAACACTCGCCATGGCCCCAGGACTAAAAGACGACGCTGTGGTCGGATCCGTCCGCTACTTTGACACGCTTGTCGACGACGCCCGCCACACCATGACAGTCCTACGCACCGCCGGCGAACTCGGCGCAGATGTTCGCCCCTCCACCCAAGTAGTCGGCTTTGAAAAAGACGGCCAACGCGTGGTCGGCGCCATCCTCCAAGACACCGACACCGGCGAACAAACCACCATCCGCGGCAAGGTATTCATCAACGCCACCGGCGTATGGAACGACCACATTGAAAAGCTCGCCGGCGGCAACGGCCCCTTCTCGGTCCACGCCTCCAAGGGTGTACACATCGTGGTACCAAAGAACGTCTTTGATGCCGACGCAGCCATGTGCTTTGTCACCGAAAAGTCCGTGCTCTTCGTGATCCCATGGGGTGAATACTGGATCATCGGCACCACCGACACCGACTGGGACCTCAACCGCGCAGACCCCGCACCAACTGCCGCCGACATCAACTACATCCTCGACGAGGTCAACCAGCGAGTCCGCCGGCCCATCCAACACTCCGACATCGTCGGCGTCTACTCCGGACTCCGCCCACTGCTCTCCGGCAAATCCGACACCACCACCAAGCTGTCGCGCAACCACGCCGTAGCAAAGGTCATGCCTGGACTCGTCTCCGTCGCCGGTGGTAAGTACACCACCTACCGCGTGATCGGCAAGGACGCAGTCGACCTCGCCGCCGAAGACTTGGACTTCCGCGTACCAGCTTCCGAATCGGAACGCACCCCGATCCTCGGTGCCGACGGCTACCACGCCCTACAAAACCAAGCACCACGCATCGCCCGCACCTTCGGCACCACAGAGGACGTCGTCGAGCACCTGCTCGGCCGCTACGGCTCCCTCGTCCATGAGGTCCTAGAACCGAGCGTCGATAAGCCTGAGCTGCTCGAACCCATCCCAGGCGCGCCGGGCTACATCAAAGCAGAGGCCGTCTACGCCGTCACCCACGAGGGTGCCCTGCACGTCGAGGACATCGTGGAACGTCGCCTACGTGCCGGCATCGAATACGCCGACCGTGGCGTTGCCGCAGCTCCCGCCATCGCCGAGCTCGTTGCCGACTACCTTGGCTGGGACGCTGAGCGCACCGCCGCCGAGGTCACCGCGTTCACCGACCGCGTGTCCGCTGAAATCGCCGCCGAGAAGGAACTCACCGATAAGGCCGCCAACGAGCACATCGTGGCAGGCTCCGCGGTGCGCAGCTATGTGGATGTGTCAGGTGATAACTGA
- a CDS encoding metallopeptidase family protein: MVEISHEEFETLVDEALAAIPDPVADRITNLAFLISDYAEESSYILGQYHGVALTERTFDHTGFLPDTITIYREALKDFCSSREELVEQVRVTVMHEIGHYFGLDEDDLHRLGYA, translated from the coding sequence ATGGTTGAGATTTCCCACGAGGAGTTTGAAACGCTTGTCGACGAAGCCCTCGCCGCCATCCCCGATCCCGTCGCCGACCGAATTACCAACCTTGCGTTTCTTATCAGCGACTATGCCGAGGAGTCCTCCTATATCCTCGGCCAATATCACGGGGTTGCGCTAACCGAGCGCACCTTTGATCACACCGGTTTTCTACCCGATACCATCACGATTTATCGCGAAGCCCTCAAGGATTTTTGCAGCTCCCGCGAAGAACTGGTCGAGCAAGTACGTGTAACGGTTATGCACGAGATCGGCCACTATTTTGGGCTCGATGAGGACGATCTGCACCGCCTTGGCTACGCCTAA
- a CDS encoding GntR family transcriptional regulator, whose amino-acid sequence MTTHSMLIPMVDTLLELPARTLTDGTSTPKHQQLREILEELCRTQLKPGDMLPGERALEEQYGVSRITVRRAIGDLVATGQLRRSRGKGTFVAQAPMITRLQLASFSDEMAARKIEASSKILASSWSSPSAVVHEFFGTEQGTPHTHLVRVRLGGGKPFCINDAWYNSAIAPDLLENDVYKSVYSILEQNYGASITGAEQITTAVAATPETARILGVDVGEPLLKVERHAHAGENPIEWCSSLYRTDRFALRTFITK is encoded by the coding sequence ATGACCACTCACAGTATGCTCATACCTATGGTCGACACTCTCCTGGAGTTGCCCGCCAGGACCCTGACTGACGGAACCAGCACTCCAAAACACCAGCAACTCAGGGAAATTCTCGAAGAACTCTGCCGCACCCAGCTCAAACCTGGCGACATGCTCCCCGGCGAACGCGCCCTAGAGGAGCAATACGGAGTTAGCCGCATCACGGTACGGCGCGCCATCGGCGACCTCGTTGCCACCGGCCAACTGCGACGCAGCCGCGGCAAAGGCACCTTCGTTGCCCAAGCCCCCATGATTACTCGGCTGCAGTTGGCGTCGTTTAGCGACGAAATGGCCGCCCGCAAGATCGAAGCCTCCAGCAAGATCCTCGCATCCTCATGGTCTTCACCCAGCGCCGTCGTCCACGAATTTTTCGGCACCGAACAAGGCACCCCGCACACCCACCTCGTGCGCGTCCGCCTCGGCGGCGGCAAACCATTTTGCATTAACGACGCCTGGTACAACTCCGCCATCGCACCTGACCTGCTCGAAAACGACGTATATAAATCCGTCTACTCCATCCTTGAGCAGAACTACGGCGCATCTATTACCGGTGCCGAACAAATCACCACTGCGGTGGCCGCCACCCCAGAAACCGCGCGGATTCTCGGCGTGGATGTCGGCGAACCACTACTGAAGGTGGAACGCCACGCACACGCAGGAGAAAACCCCATCGAGTGGTGTTCCTCGCTCTACCGCACCGACCGCTTCGCGTTAAGGACGTTTATCACGAAGTAG
- a CDS encoding lysophospholipid acyltransferase family protein — protein sequence MAGMFQDLLYLNLIGAVRAITAAQGIKIRISGEENVPESGGAVVVVNHTGYLDFIYAGYPFRKFRRYVRYMAKGDVFKHPVAGPLLREMRHIPVDRIDGTAAFDQAVDMLKKGELVGIFPEATISRSFEIKTLRPGAVRMAQAAGVPIIMVMVVGSQRVWTKGQKKNLIHPGSPIHMKVFPAWYPEGDVNEATQELRRRMITGLEEVWSDYQAEEPITPGALWAPARLGGGAPTFDEAQAEDDKVEQERRRVRVLTEEIAQLTERIKQATKAGASAVDAARHRVEDVLHGEVPAKADAGKALSVLKDTVDEFVEEVVSSAKEGKDRVMDAGEQLRRSVADLYGQAVTASQVNPVVVQATAQVSMLLDRLPQRKDAPKTELPRVLVLSVDGAVAAYPEVTLSPSVLSQVTALSQQNTVVLTTISGMDRVVALARQVAQESGADVCVSASAGAVAATVSDTDVSVLHECVVSDELRAAVQECVDSLGLGVEWKGAYHGVVSGLGADPGLWQELSQVVRVVPLPGEPDRCVIVSPEASVEAAVQACVGDVWDEVLVCAADASEAGALARAGHRVAVVSAPVVVLREAAQWCDRPDKDGIINFLDKHFITPESV from the coding sequence ATGGCAGGCATGTTCCAAGATCTTTTGTACCTCAACCTAATTGGTGCTGTGCGCGCGATCACGGCTGCCCAGGGCATCAAGATCCGTATTTCGGGCGAGGAGAATGTTCCAGAGTCTGGCGGCGCTGTTGTGGTGGTTAACCACACGGGGTACTTGGACTTTATTTATGCGGGATATCCGTTTAGGAAGTTCCGTAGGTATGTCCGCTACATGGCTAAAGGGGATGTGTTTAAGCATCCGGTTGCTGGTCCGCTGTTGCGGGAGATGCGTCATATTCCTGTGGATCGCATCGACGGCACCGCGGCTTTTGACCAGGCGGTGGACATGCTCAAAAAGGGGGAATTGGTGGGCATTTTCCCCGAGGCGACGATTTCGCGCAGCTTTGAGATTAAGACGTTGCGCCCAGGGGCAGTGCGTATGGCGCAGGCGGCAGGGGTTCCGATCATCATGGTGATGGTGGTGGGGTCGCAGCGGGTGTGGACGAAGGGGCAAAAGAAGAACCTGATTCATCCTGGTTCGCCGATCCATATGAAGGTGTTCCCAGCGTGGTACCCCGAGGGTGATGTGAATGAGGCGACGCAGGAGTTGCGTCGTCGGATGATCACGGGACTTGAGGAGGTGTGGTCTGATTATCAGGCGGAGGAGCCGATTACTCCTGGTGCGTTGTGGGCGCCGGCGCGGTTGGGCGGCGGTGCGCCGACTTTCGACGAAGCCCAGGCGGAAGACGATAAGGTGGAGCAGGAGCGTCGCCGTGTGCGCGTGCTCACGGAGGAGATCGCGCAGCTGACGGAGCGGATTAAGCAGGCCACGAAGGCGGGCGCGAGTGCTGTCGACGCTGCTCGACACCGTGTGGAAGACGTGTTGCATGGGGAGGTGCCCGCGAAGGCGGATGCGGGTAAGGCGTTGTCGGTGTTGAAGGACACTGTCGACGAGTTCGTTGAGGAGGTTGTCTCTAGCGCGAAGGAAGGTAAAGACCGTGTGATGGATGCCGGTGAGCAGCTGCGTCGTAGTGTTGCTGATCTGTATGGGCAGGCGGTGACTGCTAGTCAGGTTAATCCTGTGGTGGTGCAGGCGACGGCCCAGGTCAGCATGTTGTTGGATCGGTTGCCGCAGCGTAAGGACGCACCAAAGACTGAGTTGCCACGCGTGTTGGTGCTCAGCGTCGATGGTGCGGTGGCTGCGTATCCTGAGGTCACGCTGTCGCCGTCGGTGTTGTCTCAGGTGACGGCGTTATCTCAGCAGAACACGGTGGTGCTGACCACGATCAGTGGCATGGATCGGGTGGTGGCGCTTGCCCGTCAGGTGGCACAGGAGTCGGGTGCGGATGTCTGTGTCAGTGCTAGCGCTGGTGCGGTGGCCGCCACGGTGAGTGATACGGATGTCTCTGTGTTGCATGAGTGTGTGGTTTCCGATGAGCTTCGCGCTGCCGTGCAAGAGTGTGTGGATAGCTTGGGCCTTGGTGTGGAATGGAAAGGCGCTTACCATGGTGTTGTTTCTGGATTGGGGGCTGATCCAGGCCTGTGGCAGGAATTATCGCAGGTAGTGCGGGTTGTTCCGTTGCCTGGGGAGCCGGATCGTTGTGTGATTGTTTCGCCTGAGGCTTCTGTTGAGGCGGCTGTGCAGGCGTGTGTGGGGGATGTCTGGGATGAGGTGCTGGTGTGTGCTGCTGATGCGTCGGAGGCAGGCGCGTTGGCGCGTGCGGGGCATCGTGTTGCGGTGGTCTCGGCGCCGGTGGTGGTGTTGCGGGAGGCTGCGCAGTGGTGCGATCGTCCGGACAAAGACGGGATAATTAATTTCTTAGACAAGCACTTTATTACCCCTGAAAGTGTGTAA
- the serS gene encoding serine--tRNA ligase: MIDLKFLRENPDVVRESQRIRGEDPALVDQLLEADEKRREAIKSADDLRAEHKAFGKKISQASPEERPALLEGSNELKSRVKAAEEAEAEALAKVNEIQMLFGNVVTDAPAGGEDDYIVLEHVGTPRTFDFEPKDHLDLGESLGLIDVKRGTKVGGARFYYLTGDGAFLQLGMLNLAAQKARENGFQLMIPPVLVRPEVMSGTGFLGAHSDEIYYLERDDLYLVGTSEVALAGYHQDEIIDLSDGPIKYAGWSSCFRREAGSYGKDTRGILRVHQFDKLEMFVYCKPEEAVAQHQALLNMERGMLAAVEVPYRIIDVAGGDLGSSAARKFDTEAWVPTQNTYRELTSTSNCTTFQARRLRTRYRDESGKAHTAATLNGTLATTRWLVAILENNQQADGSVIVPEALRPFVGKEVLEPKK; encoded by the coding sequence GTGATTGATCTAAAGTTCCTCCGCGAAAACCCTGATGTCGTCCGCGAGTCCCAGCGCATTCGTGGCGAAGACCCAGCTCTGGTGGATCAGCTCCTCGAGGCTGACGAGAAGCGCCGCGAGGCCATTAAGTCTGCCGACGACCTGCGCGCCGAGCACAAGGCCTTTGGCAAGAAGATTAGCCAGGCCTCCCCAGAAGAGCGTCCCGCTTTGCTGGAGGGCTCTAACGAGCTGAAGTCCCGCGTGAAGGCGGCGGAGGAGGCCGAGGCTGAAGCGTTGGCCAAGGTCAACGAGATCCAAATGCTGTTCGGCAACGTTGTTACCGATGCCCCAGCTGGTGGCGAGGATGACTACATCGTTTTGGAGCACGTAGGCACTCCACGTACCTTTGATTTCGAGCCAAAGGATCACCTCGATCTTGGTGAGTCGCTTGGGCTTATCGACGTCAAACGCGGCACCAAGGTTGGTGGTGCACGCTTCTACTACCTCACCGGCGATGGCGCATTCCTACAGCTGGGCATGCTGAATCTTGCGGCGCAAAAGGCCCGCGAGAATGGCTTCCAGCTGATGATCCCACCTGTGCTTGTCCGCCCAGAGGTCATGTCCGGTACCGGTTTCTTGGGTGCTCACTCGGATGAGATCTACTACCTTGAGCGTGATGACCTTTACCTCGTGGGTACCTCCGAGGTGGCGTTGGCTGGTTACCACCAGGATGAGATCATCGATTTGTCTGATGGTCCTATTAAGTACGCGGGCTGGTCGAGCTGCTTCCGTCGTGAAGCGGGCTCCTACGGCAAGGACACCCGCGGTATTTTGCGCGTGCACCAGTTCGACAAGCTGGAGATGTTTGTTTACTGCAAGCCAGAAGAAGCTGTTGCGCAGCACCAAGCTCTGTTGAACATGGAGCGCGGGATGTTGGCTGCTGTTGAGGTGCCTTACCGCATTATCGACGTCGCCGGCGGCGACCTTGGTTCCTCTGCTGCCCGCAAGTTTGACACCGAGGCATGGGTTCCAACCCAGAACACCTACCGTGAACTGACCTCGACCTCGAACTGCACCACCTTCCAGGCACGTCGTCTGCGCACCCGCTACCGTGACGAGTCTGGCAAGGCACACACTGCAGCAACCCTGAACGGTACCTTGGCTACCACGCGTTGGCTGGTCGCTATCCTTGAGAACAACCAGCAGGCTGATGGCTCCGTGATCGTTCCTGAGGCACTGCGTCCATTCGTGGGCAAGGAAGTGCTCGAGCCAAAGAAGTAA
- a CDS encoding MIP/aquaporin family protein, with amino-acid sequence MTALQAFGWEFLGTALLLLLGNGVCAVNSLRTSTGKGTGWVLIAFGWGMAVFVGASVASPSGGHLNPAVTIALAIKGSTPWNLVGGYVLGQFLGAMFGAILCWLTFKQLFDANNTDENGNVTGANRTTGGIFFTGPAHNQNGWNMVTEFIGTCVLLLFIFFGPTGGDLGPMTYFAVAFVIVAIGLSLGTPTGYAINPVRDLGPRLMYAFVLPIKDKGSANWGYAWVPIVGPMIAAVFCGVLATVVL; translated from the coding sequence ATGACCGCCCTACAAGCATTCGGCTGGGAGTTTTTGGGCACAGCCCTCCTGCTGCTCCTCGGTAACGGCGTTTGCGCCGTCAACAGCCTGCGCACCTCCACAGGCAAAGGAACTGGCTGGGTGCTTATCGCTTTCGGCTGGGGCATGGCGGTATTCGTCGGTGCCTCAGTGGCAAGCCCCAGCGGCGGCCACCTCAACCCAGCGGTCACCATCGCGCTGGCGATCAAAGGCAGCACACCATGGAACCTGGTAGGCGGCTATGTTCTCGGGCAGTTCCTCGGAGCCATGTTTGGTGCGATCCTGTGCTGGCTGACATTCAAGCAGCTTTTCGACGCCAACAACACCGACGAAAATGGAAACGTCACGGGAGCTAACCGCACCACCGGCGGTATCTTCTTCACCGGCCCCGCCCACAATCAGAACGGGTGGAACATGGTCACCGAGTTCATCGGCACCTGTGTACTGCTGCTGTTCATCTTCTTCGGCCCCACCGGCGGCGACCTAGGCCCCATGACCTATTTCGCAGTCGCCTTTGTGATCGTTGCCATAGGCTTGTCACTAGGCACACCGACCGGCTACGCCATCAACCCTGTGCGTGACCTCGGCCCCCGCCTGATGTACGCCTTCGTGCTGCCCATTAAAGACAAAGGATCCGCGAACTGGGGCTATGCCTGGGTTCCGATCGTCGGCCCCATGATCGCCGCAGTCTTCTGCGGAGTGCTGGCCACTGTAGTGCTGTAG